In Vitis vinifera cultivar Pinot Noir 40024 chromosome 4, ASM3070453v1, the genomic window TGTCTCATCATGGACTCGAGCCTCTCAACCTTGGCCTCCTGCTCGGCCAATCGAGTATCCCCAATAGTAGGAACCATGGGAGGCGGCACTGTGACAGTAGGTGGTGGAATGGTCTCATAATGATCTACCAGATGGAATGGAGTACCAAGTGAAACCCCAGGTGGACGAGTCTGTGCTGTCTAAGATGCATGAGGAATCGTCTCGTCAGTGACCACGCCAGCCGGATGAGGATCCTGGCGAGAACTCTCTAACTGATCCAAACGTCTACTGACTCCGGCCATGAACTCCTGAATGGAAGCAAGTGTGGAAGCTAGCTCGTCTGACATCTCAACTGAACTATCTGAACTCGGATATGAATCGGCTCTGATCAATCGTCCTCGAACTCTCCTCCAAGAATGTGACTCCAGACTCAACCGACTCCTAAACTGACTCCCTACAATGCAAACAAGATGAATGAAGGACACGAGATAAAACTCTAAAAGACGATAATACAACATACAAGCACATGGTCCTGAGGTGGCAATCAGAAATTTGGATACATGACGAAAACTCTAAAGTCATAAAGGTATCCACTgcgagatggctacaaatgtgaccaGAGAGTCTCCATCAATAATCCGAGATAAAAGAGGTGCGAAAAAcacactatcacgagatcaGTACTCCATCTATAAACAAATATACTTGAAtcaaccttcaactcgagctccataagagaaaaaatgataaggtgatcaaggcggCTCTCTCCAAAAAAGTGTGAATGTAAAAATGTGtctttcacctttctgtaatgaaaatatgagcgtCGAGTCGAAAATTGAATCCAGGATCAAACGAATAATGAAGTACCGGGCCCGTGATAGGTGTACAGTGCTAAAATAAGATGATCATGAACATATCCCCGAAGCATCAAGTGAGTGACAACCAAGTGAAGAGGGGGGTCGAGCCAAGAAAGAAAAACGAAAgccctagggagaaaacatgACAGACTCATCGAGTGAAAAACATAATCCAAGGTAACATGACAAAGGTGGTCCAACCGATACCTAAACTCAAACAGATCTTCGAGCACTCTCAattggagactaaaaagagggaaaactggatccgaactgtaactaaagaggctctaaaggccctcagatgcacccacgtgtagggagggagtcctaatcgaaggatctacggtTCGACCTacgaggtcaaggtggctctaaatggatatgggtggactttaaagatccctagcagaagcgatcataccctccagtggtacgcaaccctctgcacacctccgaagagacggggcgcttccatgcaaggtggtcatcacctccacacatgcactacctcgacatcccagggggtttcctatggtgaaacctctcaaaactCTCAAAGCTCAATGGTCGACTAGAGTGCatagtgaatggtgtgggtgcatccgataaTCCTAGGAAGCTAAAGCAGGAGatgaaacacactggtcgcacaaatatccataaatcctagctccgggctatacaggtcttcaatgatcggactccaatcagcatcgATATGTCGGTCTCCTCCAAAATGCTCccgtacatcgatatagcccatcgctagaccctactcctaatctctggctcggtcagagagcaagcacacagaaggtctcacacatttcaaattaatttaaaaataaatataaaaatagactATTTTGAATAATAGTTTCACCGGAAGCATATAAgctacattttttttcaatgaaagagTCATTTTAACCCAAGATTATACAACATTAGGagagacattttcttttattagacggtttctttttttgttttttttttttttttgtcatgtaaccaaggaagaaaatgtcatcaattttccatgaattttttggATTTATCATGCACTTGGAGAAATGTCAAAATATTAGTTTGTTGCTCATTTCGATCCTTTTTCCCTAATTTAtgggattttttattatttattaccatTTTATCATGATGTTTTGGCAATTTATGTGTTATCGACTCGCTGTAAAAACCCATCAATTAATTAGTTGGACAATGATTCACATtttatccattttctttttgtattaCTAAAAGTTCAATCGACTTCATTTATGGAGCTTGTAAAATGACTTCATCTATTGAATACATGACTACGTTACTTGCATGAAAATTGCTACCCTGCACCTTAATTTTATCTATCTTTATAGGATCGAAAAtgcataatatttatattattttaaccACCTTTATCACCTTGAAATTATCGTCATGAAATAATTAATAACATTCTCCttaattatgtaattattattattattattatttacttttctaGCAACCTTTATTATGTTATGTAGGGATGGTAATAAGACGGGTTTTTGGAGTACTCATCTTAAttatatacaaaattaattttaaattttaatttaatttaattttttatttttaatatatattaataaaaaaattacaataaattaagttataaaaaattataatattttaattatttataaaaatatatttatattaatgtaattaaattttaaaaaaaattcaaaaaaaaaaagttgaatgtTCTGATACCCACCacacttaaatttttaaacaagaTGAAAATGAGAATTACTTTGAGTAAATGGGACGTGGTTGGGATGGGAGCAACTTGTCCTTAACTACCCCGTTGTCATCCCTAAATTGCTATAAAAGAAATATGattacttaatttttagttCTTTCCAATATTTCTAATCTCCTCAAtctaatttttccattttcaataataaataaatgaatagttATAAAACTCATTCACAAATTCTTCCAATatcaaattctaaatttatttagttattatttattttatcctttatatttatggaaaaaatattTACCAATATGAAATCCAGAATGCAAATTAGGTAAATACCAATATTTAGgtagaaaaaaagagaaaacgTGTCCGAAACAAATAGGGGCAATGTGGGGTGGGTACTAAAAGAAACATGCCTCGTTGTTATCTCTAGAAAGAAACAATTTTCTATCTAATTAAACAAAAACTTCTTTTTGTTCAATTTGGGAAGAGAGAGTCATAGAATGCTCAGCACATTTTCAActccatgtttttctttttcttcttcttattcttcttcgTCAACATGTTCTCTTCAACAACAAGGTACACATCATCATTCATCTTCgatctcttttttctttatatgattgttttttattttttttaataattagtcttttttgttttttttttagattgataaagattttgattgaatttcgttgattttgattgaatttcgttgattttaattgaatttacaGCTTGTTTTGATACATTTTTTCGatgaaattcttgaaaataaatttgaagaccCATTTTCTTGAGTTTTGATTTGGTtgtttggtgaaaaaaaaaaagctgctATTGCGCATCGGGGCGCATTTTAGTAACTCTGGTGACTAAGGCAGGGTGCGATTTTGCCTTAATTACATAAAAACCCTTAAACTTTCTCATTATTATGAGATTCACCTGTTACTATTGAAATCTTTCCACAGAGAACTTTATTTGTGTCCAATTTGGATCCCTCCTATATgtatatatctatctatatataggaaaaattattttcctttttgactGAGAATTGAAATGAAGGCTCTAGATGGCGATTCCACTCAACTGTTAGACGAAcctataaaagaaaagtaattgGATAGTTGTTCTGGACATGTCTTAAGTTAGCTTAAGGAATTTTGAGTAGAGTTTCAGTATGAGTTAGAATACATACCTTTCATTTGGTCTTGGATGGTTGTTCTGGACATGTCCTAAGTTAGCTTGAGGAATTTTGAGTAGAGTTTCGGTATGAGTCAGAATGCATACCTTTCATTTGGTGTTGAACCGTCACAATAGAAATAGAAAAGGAATAAccgattaaaagggatgaaatctTCCCCACTTTGAAAAACTAACCTTTCACAttttttcaacctaaaaaataccaaattttgataaaaatgtcctcatttttttcttgcaaaaataaccatttcttttaaaatacacatgtaaataatgaaaatattaaaaggtatttttgtcaaaaatggGTTACTCTTCAAGTTCAGAAATGAGAAaggttagttttacaaatttggaaaattttcatcctttttaatcaattaatccaatAGAAAATGACAAATTTGCCTTTCGGAACTAGAGTCAACAGTACCCATAAGAAAAATGTTCTACTTCAAATTAATTGTATCACAAAACCAATACACATTGGATACCAAGTTCAAAATACATGATTTTTATGCTTGCAGGCTGTGTTCAACCACCTCAACTTTCAGTGAAGAAGACACATAACTTCCTCAAGAGCTGCTATTGCAGCAACCCTTTCAAATGTTGTTCAGAAGGGTTTTCTTCTTCAGTTAACATTCAGCATTTAACATTCAAATCCCACAAGAGAAACCCCATTCATGTTTCATCAGAATATGGGTATCCATCAAAGCCTGAGGATCAGAATCATGTTTCTAAGCAATTGAGAGCTTTCTATCTATTTTCTCGCCCACATACTATAATTGGAACTGTGAGTTCAAGGTCCTCAGACTTAACATTCATTTTAGGTTTGAGGAATGAGTTGATTAATTATCATTTTGATTTTCAGGTCATTGGAATCACATCAGTTTCTCTTCTTCCATTAGAAACAATTTCAGATTTGTCTCCAGCATTTTTTGTTGGATTGTTGAAGGTTAGAACAAGTgagaagggagagagatttTGGTAGGATGAAGTTttgattgaaattttgttttgacaTGATAACAGGCAATGGTGCCGTCAGTGTTGATGAACATTTATGTGGTGGGCTTGAAtcagatatttgatgttgaAATAGACAAGGTTGGTTTTGAGCATTTCCTGCAGTATAATCAGACTTGAGGTTAACAGTTGGAACCGCTGAAGAATGGAGGGTGCAAGTCCAAAACCTTACTGGGATTTTTCTCACTAGCTAATTCTTAGGGTTTCTATATGTTCTGCAGGTTAACAAACCTGAGCTTCCTCTAGCTTCTGGGGATTTCTCTATGGAAACTGGAAGTCAAATTGTATTCATATCCTTACTGATGGTCAGTGCtgttatctctctctctctttatctaTCTATCTTACTTTAAGGAAACCTGCTTTCAATTCTTGTACAACTTTGTTGTGAAAGATGTTCTATATATTGATGGTTTTGATGTTATTTTTCAGAGTGTTGGCATGGGAATTATGTTCCAATCCCCACCTTTGTTTTGTGCCCTTCTCATAAGTTTTCTGCTTGGAACTGCATATTCTATTGAAGTATGTATGATCCCTATACCCATCTTTCTACGAGGCTCAAAGGTCATCAATCATTCAAGAAGTCCCAACACACGTACACTCTTGTTTTTGTAGATTCCCTTGCTAAGATGGAAAAGATATCCACTCCTAGCTGCCTCATGCATCTTGATTGTGAGGGCTATTGTCGTTCAACTCGCATTCTTTGCACACATCcaggtattttcaaattttttttcggGTCGTTACTGCTGATGAATGTGGGTTAGCCTTCTTCGAGTAGATCTTATAATGCAGTGTTGATAACAGAAACATGTCCTTGGTAGATCCATAGTATATACAAAATCAGTGGTATTTGGAGTCGCCTTCATGTGCTTCTTCTCCACTGTCATTGCATTATTCAAGGTAACACTCACAGCTATACATACAGACAATTTGACACCAGTTTGAATTGTTGTTGCATGATGGGAAAATTAATCAGatttcttgaaatttaattcattttctatTACCATCTGTGGTTGGTGATGGATTCTAAGCTGTTACTAACTTACAATATCAATCCATTCCATTTTAACAGGATATACCTGATGTGGATGGTGATAGAGAATTTGGAATTCAATCCTTTACTGTCAAACTAGGACAAAAGAAAGTGAGTAAAAtacatattaatttaatttgcatCCTCTTTATGCCCTATTTGGTTGCCTGGAAACCagaagaaaagggaagaaaatatgCTGCTAATGGCTTGACTAGCTCTGAGTTTTCTGTGGAAGGTATTTTGGCTATGCGTTAACATGCTGCTAATGGCATATGGAGCTGCCACAGTTATTGGAGCCTCATCTTCCTCCATGCCTATCAAGTTTGCCACTGTAAGTAATGTTCCTCTGCAAGGACCAATACTCAAATATTCTCCATTAGTTGCTTACATATGGGGATTAATTTGATTAATATGCAGGTGTTTTGCCATTGTGCACTTGCATTGGTCCTTTGGGTCCGAGCTCAATCCGTCGATCTCAGTAGCAAAGAAGCAGTGACTTCCTTCTACATGTTCATTTGGAAGGCAAGTGAATCGATCTCTATATATCATCGCGTTGGCATGTAAATTCTCTTGCAATTAATCATGTTCTTGTAATGACTCGATCGCTGCTGGCATTGCTTCTGCAGTTGTTCTATGCCGAGTACTTCCTCATTCCTCTGGTTCGCTGACAAGATGGATCGAGTTACCACTTACTAAGACTGAGAGGCCTAAAACATGTCTCAATGTGAAGTGTGGTGCTGTTTGtgccttgatatatatatatacatggtgAACTATGTTGATGTTGTTAATGTCACAATGTTACTAGGAAAATCCAAGAGAAAGCATACTATAATCTTTCAATTAAGCTTGTATCTTGACCAATTGACATTATAATTGTGACATAATATCATGTGTAAGACGTTGCAAGGCAAACACTTTTTGAATCAAAACCTAAATGCTGGCTATTAGGAATTTGCTTTATGGAGGAATGTTTTAAATATCAATAGTTTTGTTGTTTAGTTGACATAATGATGAATATTTGTTATTGAGGGGTAACAAATTTGGTTGGATACTATTATACATACTTATGCCCCTCTTAATTATTTATGCATATTAAGAAGTATACTGGATCAAAATTATTAgatattattgtattttatggATAATTGAAGGGTAGTTTTGTAATCTTCTTTTCTTGGAGCTTTGTTGTTTCTCATTTTAGCTTTCATATTGTTTTAATGAAAATCTCTCTAAAGTTAATTATCATAGTATCCGAGTAAGTATGAGATTGTTGTTTTGTTTGATCTTCCTTTGCTTGtcttttttccttcattgttGATATTTCTTACATATTGTTTTAATTagttagatgttttcttttctctctttcttataCCTTTCTTATAccgaaaaattttcttttcatactGTTGCTTCAAATTGTCATAACTTTTGAACTatatataaattgaaattatgagcaaattttttttttttttttttttttttttttgcatcatCCGAAAAAATTTGTACATATGTTTTGtgctatttttttggaattttttaggTTCAAAATGGTTAGATGTTT contains:
- the LOC100257787 gene encoding homogentisate geranylgeranyltransferase, chloroplastic, which codes for MLSTFSTPCFSFSSSYSSSSTCSLQQQGCVQPPQLSVKKTHNFLKSCYCSNPFKCCSEGFSSSVNIQHLTFKSHKRNPIHVSSEYGYPSKPEDQNHVSKQLRAFYLFSRPHTIIGTVIGITSVSLLPLETISDLSPAFFVGLLKAMVPSVLMNIYVVGLNQIFDVEIDKVNKPELPLASGDFSMETGSQIVFISLLMSVGMGIMFQSPPLFCALLISFLLGTAYSIEIPLLRWKRYPLLAASCILIVRAIVVQLAFFAHIQKHVLGRSIVYTKSVVFGVAFMCFFSTVIALFKDIPDVDGDREFGIQSFTVKLGQKKVFWLCVNMLLMAYGAATVIGASSSSMPIKFATVFCHCALALVLWVRAQSVDLSSKEAVTSFYMFIWKLFYAEYFLIPLVR